From Poecile atricapillus isolate bPoeAtr1 chromosome 11, bPoeAtr1.hap1, whole genome shotgun sequence, one genomic window encodes:
- the GCNT3 gene encoding beta-1,3-galactosyl-O-glycosyl-glycoprotein beta-1,6-N-acetylglucosaminyltransferase 3: MQRWERAPAARRRWVLLLGPLALLAAALGLRGTARPEPADRSRLHRALELSPSRSINCSGVVRGDQKAIREAQLSNLEVANRKASPTPGEYLNITRDCRAFKETRRYVEFPLSQEEKEFPIAYSIVIHNKIDMFERLLRSIYSPQNVYCVHVDSKSPAAFQEAVRAIAACFPNVFVASRLESVVYAAWSRLQADLNCMQDLLQSPVPWRYFINTCGTDFPIKTNAEIVRALQLLQGHNSVESEKPSAAKQQRWQYHHEVGKTISRTAQKKLPPPHSSPMFTGSAYNAVTRDFVQFVFENPTAQKFLEWSKDSYSPDEHVWATLNRMPGVPGGTPPSDKFQLSDMNALPRLVKWEYLEGDISKGAAYPPCTGRHQRAVCIYGVGDVPWMLQQHHLLANKFDPEVDDAALQCLEEHLRHKALYGRGL; encoded by the coding sequence ATGCAGCGCTGGGAGCGGGCcccggcggcgcggcggcgctgggtgctgctgctcgGGCCGCTGGCGCTGCTCGCCGCCGCCCTGGGGCTGCGCGGCACCGCCCGCCCCGAGCCCGCCGACCGCTCCCGCCTCCACCGGGCGCTGGAGCTGTCCCCCAGCCGCAGCATCAACTGCTCGGGGGTCGTCCGCGGGGACCAGAAAGCCATCCGGGAGGCGCAGCTCAGCAACCTCGAAGTGGCGAACAGAAAGGCTTCACCGACGCCCGGGGAATACCTGAACATTACGAGGGACTGCAGAGCCTTCAAGGAGACCCGGCGCTACGTCGAGTTCCCCCTCagccaggaggagaaggagTTCCCCATCGCCTACTCCATAGTCATCCACAACAAAATCGACATGTTTGAGCGGCTCCTGCGGTCCATCTACTCCCCCCAGAATGTCTACTGTGTCCATGTGGACAGCAAATCCCCGGCCGCCTTCCAGGAGGCCGTGCGGGCCATTGCTGCCTGCTTCCCCAACGTCTTCGTGGCCAGCCGCCTGGAGAGCGTGGTCTATGCCGCCTGGTCCCGGCTGCAGGCCGACCTCAACTGCATGCAGgacctgctgcagagccccgTGCCGTGGCGATACTTTATCAACACCTGCGGCACCGACTTCCCCATCAAGACCAATGCCGAGATAGTCCGGgcgctgcagctgctgcagggccatAACAGCGTGGAGTCGGAGAAGCCCTCAGCCGCCAAGCAGCAGCGCTGGCAGTACCACCACGAGGTGGGGAAGACCATCTCTCGCACTGCCCAGAAGAAACTGCCGCCGCCCCACAGCTCCCCCATGTTCACGGGCAGCGCGTACAACGCCGTCACACGGGACTTTGTGCAGTTCGTCTTCGAGAACCCCACGGCACAAAAGTTCCTCGAGTGGTCCAAGGACAGCTACAGCCCCGACGAGCACGTCTGGGCCACCCTGAACCGCATGCCGGGCGTGCCGGGGGGCACTCCCCCCAGCGACAAGTTCCAGCTCTCGGACATGAACGCCCTTCCCCGCCTGGTCAAGTGGGAGTACCTGGAGGGGGACATCAGCAAAGGCGCGGCCTACCCGCCCTGCACCGGCCGCCACCAGCGCGCCGTCTGCATCTACGGGGTGGGCGACGTGCCCtggatgctgcagcagcaccatcTCTTGGCCAACAAGTTCGACCCCGAGGTGGACGATGCGGCCCTCCAGTGTCTCGAGGAGCACCTGCGCCACAAGGCCCTGTACGGCCGGGGGCTCTGA